The Suncus etruscus isolate mSunEtr1 chromosome 15, mSunEtr1.pri.cur, whole genome shotgun sequence genome contains the following window.
ggggctatttctgagcagacagccaggaggaacccctgagtgctgccaggtgtgacccaaaaactaaaaaaaaaaaaaaaaaaaaagaaagaaagaaagaaaatcaaacctaggtcagctatgtgcaagacaagtgctctaccaggTGTACTATTACTTCTGACCTTTGTTCATAAgaagttttaagaattttttaggaactagagtgatagcacagctgtaaggcatttgccttacatgcaacctagccaggagcaatttctgagcgcagagcggggagtaacccccaagcgcagctgggcatggccccaaaacaaaacaaaaaaaaaaaaagaatttttttttgtttttttgtttgtttgttttggggccacacccggtgacgctcaggggttactcctggctatgcgctcagaagtcgttcctggcttgggggaccatatgggacgcggggggggggggggaatcgaaccgcgatccatcctaggctagtgcagacaaggcaggtaccttacctctagcgccaccgcccggcccccaaaaataatctttttatttttctgtaagaaattatttttctgggcccggagagatagcacagtggcgtttgccttgcaagcagccaatccaggaccaaaggtggttggttcgaatcccggtgtcccatatggtccccctgcctgccaggagctatttctgagcagacagccaggagtaacccctgagcaccgccaggtgtgacccaaaaaccaaaaaaaaaaaaaaaaattatttttctgcaaaTTGGACTGGAGACTGAGCacatgattttttggggggtagcaggtgtttgttctcagggtttactcttgtttctgcattcagggatcactcctggggttctttttttggggggcacacccagtgacgctcaggggttactcctagctatgcgctcagaaatcacccctggcttgggggaccatatgggaccatatggggggacgaaccgcggtccgtcttaggttagtgattgcaaggcaaacgccctaccgcctgggccaccgctccggcccccacccCTGGGGTTCTTGAGagctcatatgtggtgctggaaatcaaacctaggttaacctcatacaaggcaaaacaccatactcactatactatcgctccagccccaggctgagcacatgattttgttttgttttttgttttggggccatacccagcagcgctcaggggttactcctggctccacgctcagaaattgctcctggattctgcatgaaaggcaaatgccttacctccatcctatctctccggcccgagcaCATGATTTAATTCTACACCTGTACCCTGAGTATTAAGCTGAATGTAGTACATATACATGGCCAGGTTGtgtctcaccaccaccaccaacacacacagagaaaacaaaaaaggttacTAAAAGTAGAGGATGAAAAGAGTGGTctgtgggtgctggagtggtggcgcaagtggtagggcatttgccttgcacacgctaacctagggtggtccacggtttgatctccggtgtcccatatgatcccccaagccaggagcgtctccaggtgtgcccccccccaaaaaaaaaaaaaaaagcaggagtagTCTAAGGAACTATGAGCAGGTCTGGCTTAGAGCCAGGGAAGAAAAGGAGCAGAGACATGAACTCCTAATATAGCCAAAGAAATGGATGTAATACCTAAATGGATGTAAAGCCATGGACCCTTGGACTTTAGGGGTGAAGCTGGGAGTGCTTGGGGGTTgatgggaaggggaaagggacTCGTCCAGGTAACTTTGGAAACCATCACTCTAGATCTGGAACTAAGACTAGTTTGAACACACTTCTCCACCAGGTGGGGTAAGGGATTCGGGCTGGTGGAGCACGTGCTGGGCCCAGACAGCATCCTCAATCAATCCAACAGCATATTTGGGTGCATTTTCTACAGTCTGCAGCTGGTGTTAGGTGAGTGGCCTTGCTCCCTCCTACTcacctctttcctttttccccatAGCTGGCTCTGTTCCTCCAGTTTAGCTGACAGCTTAGGGCCCTGAAGGTGGGAATTAGTGGcctttctttgggggccacacctgatggtgctcagtggttactagtGACTTTCTACACAAGAATCACTACTGTCTAGCTCTGGGAAGtatatggaatgttggagattgaacctgggtaagctgtatgcaaggcaagtggctacCCACTGTACGATTGTTCCAGACccaggccatttttttttttctttttgagggggatGTTGGTTCACATCCAGAGGTACTGTGGCACAAGGAATTGAAACtagagttagccacatgcaaagcagccACCTAactctttcaggaaaaaaaaaaaaacctcttgcaaattgggctggagagatagctcaacaggttGAGCACATGATTCTTTTTTGGGTGGAGGCTGTTTGGGTTACACACAGCCAAACAGGAGTTCAATTGGTTCAGATATTTCTAGGACTAGAAGGAATGAAAGATTTCCTAGAACTCCAGCTGGAAGGATTCAGAAGTTTCCTTCCAAGGAGAATAcaaccttttcttccttttttttaatttaatctttttttggggggggctggggtcacacctggctgcgctcaggggttactcctggcaagcttggaagaccataagggatgctaggattcgaaccatcattcatCCTGggtaagctgcgtgcaaggcaaatgccttaccactgtgctatctctacggtccctcttccttttattattcatcagggaaaaaaaacttttggggTCTAAGGATTATTGAACCCTAGTAAAATGACCAAGTACTTATAAgacttatcatttttatttccctagcCATCCCTGCAGCCTGGGTGGCACCATTAAGTCAGGGCAGTGTTCTGAAAGGTGGCCAGCCTCTAAGCCCATGCCTCATTTTGTGTTGTGTTGCAGGTTGCCTCCGGAGCCGCTGGGCTTCAATCCTACTGGTGTTGACTTCCCTGATGTCTCTTGCTGGTTCTTTCTACTTGGCCTGGATCTTATTCTATGTGCTTTATGATTTTTGCATTGTTTGCATAACCACCTATGTTGTTAATGGGGGGCTGACTGTGCTCAGCTTCCGGGAGGTCCAGGGATCTCAGGGCAAGGCCAAAAGACACTGAGCCCTTACCCCCCAGCCAGGCTGACTTCACCTGCTCTGCTTTGCCATGTGAGCCTTGCCCAGTGGAGATCCTGTCTGACCCCTGCCTGCCCACAAAGACGTTGGACCAAATGTGCTGTTCTACTCCTCCACCCCAGTGCCTCTGACTGTCCCCAAGGACTGGTTCCCAAGTTCCTGCCATTGCCCAAGGAGGGGAAGGTTCTAAgcaataaaattactttaaataaatgtGGCAAATCTCAGTCATCTGTCTGTCAGTCACTCTAGTTTCTGGGCTTCCCCCCGCCTTGCCTCTCTAGTGCTGGAAggatgagtcagagggagagtagAGGGCCTGCCTGGGAAGGAAACTTAATTCCTTTTCCAGTGTGTGCTCAGCAAGTCCTGGGATATCATCAGCCCCCACCCCCGGGAAACAGGCTGgcagctggtccttccagctcacCAGAGTCAACCATCTCTCCTGTAAGGGCCAAGCATGTTCTTACATGGGCTGAAAAGTCTTGTGGTCTGAACTCTGCGGGGAGTACACCTGGTGGTGCGTAGGAACCATGCAGCGTCCTGGAATTAACCTGGGGTTCCCATATATGAAgtttgtgctccagccctttgtatCCTTGACCCTTAGTTGAATCGTAACCCCTCAGTTGCCTTATTGACTACCCCTTCGGTCACCCTACATTTCTGGGTTAGTCTTGATGACCCCATTTTGTTTCTCCCAGAATGTACTTAGCATTTAGAACATGTCAAGGTTGTTTAAAGTACAccatatttgggggccagagagagtatagtgggtaggtacttgccttgcatgtggctgaccctaattatttccctggtaccacatatggtcccttgatccccACCAAGACTATAAccctcctaagcacaaagccagaagccctgagaaaggtgtggccccaaaataaaataacatgtagAGTTAGCTCACTGGATCTACAGCAATGTCTGAGCTAAGTGCTGTGATTATCCCTCTCTTGGTAAGGAAATAGACATAGAGTATAAGTCCTTCGCCTAAATTTCACAGCTAGTGCTAAGGAGAGGGTCAAAGAACCATCAGGATTTGACTCTGCCAGATTGTCTGGCTCCAGTGCCTTTGTTCGTATCTTTTGGAAAACTCTCAAGCAGTACACAGGGAACCAAAGGGCTACTTTGGTAGCTCTACTCATCACTTGGTTGGTTGTTCAGGCCTCATGCATAAGGACCCAGGCAGTATCAAGTTGAAACTCAAATGCTGTGTTTGCCAGGCACACTTCACTGACCCAGggaatttctgtatttttgtatttctggtgtttttatttcatttgggggccatatctggcaatgttcaaggcaaattccgtgctctgctcagggattactcctagtaagtctcagtggaccatatgtggtgtcaggattgaactcaggtaagttgtatgcaaggaaaatgcacgATTTGCTGtcccattgctccagcccaggttAATAATCCAAGCTAGCACATTTGCCTCTGTGTTGGGGGTCAGGGCTGCTGAAGAGCTTGGGTGTCCTGGATTAGGGACCAGGAAGAGAACGGGGGTTGTTGACTGTGTCTTCCTCACCTGTCAGGAAGGGGTTTCCCAGGAAACTGTTTCCCAGGAAGCTGGAACTCAGGGTCACCAGCTTCAGAGGCAGCAAGTGGAGATCTGTGCAGCACAAGGACAAAGTATGTGCCAGCAGCCATAGAGGATGAGGACTGAGTATCAGCCTGGGTGACTGCAGGATCTATTGTGGCCTGAtcacagttgttgttgttgttttggtttttgggccacacccagcagtgctcaggggttactcctagctcttcgctcagaaatcactcctggcaggctcgggggaccttatgggatgccacgcgcaaggcaaacgccctaccactgtgctattgctccagccccagtcattGTGTCTTTTATGCTGCAGACACATTAACTGCCTCAAGTCACTCAAGTACCAAACAGGCAGTTTGCATGGCTGAGGCCCTGAGAGGGGTGGTGAACCGCCCAGGGTCAGAGCAACTCCTGGTCCCTCCCAGCCCAGGCCAAGCAATGACACCCCACTATTCACCATCTGGGGGCGGGGCAAGGTGGAGGTGGAGCAAGGGGACCAGGGTGCCTCAGAAGCACAGCAGCAGAGCAGCCTGGAGCAGCATGAAACCGAGCTGGGCCCCAGGGCTGCTCAGCCTGGGAGTGGTGGTCCTCATGGAGGGTGAGCCAgctgtgttggggggggggcagaatggAACCCTGTGGTGTGTGTGAGGAAGACTGCCTTTGGGGAGCAAGGTGCCTATTTTTGACTGGGTGTGACCTTAGCTGGGTCTGTCAGCTGGGACAGACTCTGGGCAAGCTTGGGGCACCACTGGCCTTTTGTTCCCTTCCTCAGGGTGAGCACCTGGTAGGGAAGAGGTAAGACAAAGGGCTCTGCTAGAATCTGGCTGTTCCTGTGAGATGGGATTCAGCAGAATAGGGGTGTAGTGAGTGCCAATCTCTTGGGATCTTCTGCTCCTTGGAGATGACACAAGCCCCTGATTTTTCCGGGGCCCCTGGCTGAGTGCACAATTAAGCTAAAAGCTTCACAGTCTCAGGCCTGACTCAGCACTGACAGCAGCAGGATTTGGGGGTTCTAAGCTTGGAGGCTTGGGCTGGTCCCAAGCTGAACCTCAGGCCCTACTCCTCAGGTCTAGGAGTGCTGAGCACAGCTAAGAGAAATAATTAGAGTGTGGACTCTGAATAGGCTCCAATAAAAGCTGCCATTTGAcctcatataaatattttcattctgggaggggctggtgaggtggccaCAGAGTCGTAGGCAAGGACCTGGGGCCCATCCACTCACCCCATCTCTCTGCCATGGCCCCCCAGCAGTTCAGGCTCCCCCATCACACCTGTGTTTCTCTCTTCTCAGGTCTCCAAGCAGCTCAACGTGGTGAGTGCTGGGGCAAGGACTGGGTGAAAGCAGAATGGGGCCTGTGGTCCACCTGACTCATCTCTCTCCATAGCCTGTGGGCAGCGTGGTCCTGGCCCTCCTGAGCCCCAGGAGGCCCACACTGTGCCTGGCGAGTGGCCATGGCAGGCAAGCGTGAGGAAGCAAGGAGTCCACATATGCAGCGGCTCCCTGGTGGCAGAAGCCTGGGTCCTCACTGCTGCTCATTGCTTTGAAAAGTGAGTCCTGGGCCtggcacagtggcgctagaggtaaggtgcctgccttgcctgtactagcctaggacggaccacagttcgatcccccggcgtcccatatggtcccccaagccaggagcaacttctgagtgcataaccaggaataacccctgagcatcaccgggtgtggcccaaaaacaaaaaaaaaaaaaaaaaaaaaaaaaaaaaaagtgagaagtgAGTCCCCAGGGTCA
Protein-coding sequences here:
- the VKORC1 gene encoding vitamin K epoxide reductase complex subunit 1 translates to MGATWRRPGWARLALCVAGLVLSLYALHVKASRARDRDYRALCDVGTAISCSRVFSSRWGKGFGLVEHVLGPDSILNQSNSIFGCIFYSLQLVLGCLRSRWASILLVLTSLMSLAGSFYLAWILFYVLYDFCIVCITTYVVNGGLTVLSFREVQGSQGKAKRH